In a genomic window of Roseiflexus castenholzii DSM 13941:
- a CDS encoding ATP-binding cassette domain-containing protein, with amino-acid sequence MIRNQISQDEIAAVMQRVGLDSTYRRPVRTYSMGMRQRLGLAQAIMECPRLLLLDEPTNAIDPDGRQSIYALLRELRAEGITILLTSHSAEELNALCDSVFVIRNGALAPA; translated from the coding sequence ATGATTCGGAACCAGATCAGCCAGGATGAGATTGCGGCAGTCATGCAGCGCGTAGGGCTCGACTCAACGTACCGGCGACCAGTGCGCACCTATTCGATGGGAATGCGCCAGCGGCTTGGTCTGGCGCAGGCTATCATGGAATGTCCGCGCCTGTTGCTGCTCGATGAGCCGACGAATGCCATCGACCCCGATGGTCGCCAGAGCATCTATGCGTTGTTACGGGAATTGCGGGCGGAAGGCATAACGATTCTGTTGACCAGCCACAGCGCCGAGGAGTTGAACGCGCTCTGTGACAGCGTCTTCGTGATACGCAACGGCGCCCTGGCGCCGGCTTGA
- a CDS encoding ATP-binding cassette domain-containing protein — translation MTGNPYSPAIALEDVVKHFGDQPVLNGVNLVVPQGVVYGISGHNGAGKSMLLRIISGLVRPTAGQVRVFGAALSAAMSNFRR, via the coding sequence ATGACGGGCAATCCATACAGCCCTGCAATAGCACTGGAAGATGTTGTAAAGCATTTTGGGGATCAACCGGTGCTCAATGGGGTCAATCTGGTCGTTCCCCAGGGCGTCGTGTATGGAATCAGCGGGCATAACGGCGCCGGAAAAAGCATGTTGCTGCGCATTATTTCGGGTTTGGTTCGACCGACTGCGGGTCAGGTTCGGGTGTTTGGCGCCGCTCTATCGGCAGCGATGTCGAATTTCCGTCGATGA